The Cyprinus carpio isolate SPL01 chromosome A3, ASM1834038v1, whole genome shotgun sequence genomic interval GCCTTTTATTGAGAAATTTTATTCAGACATTGAGTTGCTTAGGGGTGCCGCACAGTGTAGCGTATGAATGCCCACTAGAAGTTTAGCGGTACTTCTCAGCGAGAGCCAGGGCCAAGTTCTGGAAAAACTTGTCAACTGACATGTGAACCTCTGGGGGAGAAGTCTCCAGGGAAGAGCATGCCGATGACCACGATGACATTGTGTGCGAGGATCTAGAGAAGgaagaaacagaaacacattATCACACTACCATGTCCATTATGAGTAGACTCGTTTACACTACTGTGATATAGCCTACTATTGTTTGTCATGGTGTACCTTGAAGTTGGCCGGGTCAACACGGAGCTTGAAAGCATGAAGTTCGCTCAGGGCCATCAGACCTCCCACAAGGTCGTCTATTTTTGAAACGGCATCGCCGACTGCAGCCATGATAAGCTTGCCGTGCTTCTTCACTTGAGCACCCCCAGGGCTCAGGTCGGCCCAGTGAGAGAAGTAGGTCTTGGTCTGAGGGTAGACGGTCAGCATTCTGAAAcgaaataataacaatatcattTCGGTGAGCTAAAACATTATACTTTAAGGTAATCCAAAATCAattgaaacattacatttttcatgCAAAGTTACCTAGAAAGTTTCTATATAGACCTGTCAATAAGTAATCTTAACCTAAATAGGAAGACAGTAGCCTAGTACAGTATTACCTGCCGAAGGCTTCAGCGCCGATTTCATCGGCCTTGGGGCTAATCTTAGCCCATAAGCCCTTCACAGCAGACTTGTCCTTATCAGAGAGACTCATTGCTGCGTCTTCTTTTTCTCAAGCTAGGTTGTCTTCAGAAAAAGAGATTGGAGGGGGAAAACGGGGGTTTGTCCcactttttatataaaactaaagAAGGTCACACCCATTAACTCGGTCCAAACCACACCCCTTACGCGCATCACTGCTGATCCCCAACCTGTGGTGTCAAATCAAAAACGTGCCAATTTTGTGCTTCTCTTTTAATTAAGATAAGGATTTTCTATACACACCCTTCACGCGCTATGCATattaagttgttttatattttattttcacttaatCACCATTTTAAACTTATGAATCAGAATTAACTTTGTTCAAATGAACTGAACCCATTTTTCCCCCCGAAACGTTGATAAATGATGGTGCAACTCTTGGAAAGGATGATGTgtctaataaaattaatttcaagtaATAAATTTGAAAATCATCATCAGTTAAAAACGCTTGCAACATAATTGCATTCATCTGGTCATGCATtataatcaaaatacatttttgtaacgGTACTTTGCTATTTGCTATTTCACTGAAAAGgactacatttttattgttatgaaCGTTTGTTCATGGTAACATAGTGGTTGTATAAGCGTGGTGGTGCAAATTTGATCAGCAAaatttggcagaaaaaaaaacttgttcatgTTTAAGACAtcttacaaaacatttttggacGGGGTCCGATCAGTGATGTACAGACATGTGCGTCACCTGCTCAGAGAAATTATCCAATAAGACTTTGCATCTTTTAATGGGCGGAGGACACATCAAGTCAATAAATTAAACTCCGGTTTTCTGATTTCTACTAGTGATTCCTACTGGACTTAAGAAAGTACCTAAGGACACCCCTAAAACGTAGACATGGTTGAGTGGACAGATGCTGAGCGAAGTGCCATCATTGGCCTGTGGGGAAAGCTCAATCCCGATGAAATCGGACCTCAGGCCCTGGCCAGGTATCATTGCATCACATTCTTACACATTCTATAAAGATTCTCTCCGTGTCAGATTATTTCAGTTACGCAGTTTATTTAATGCTGTTCTTAATGATTCTGTTTAAGGTGTCTGATCGTGTATCCCTGGACTCAGAGATATTTCGCCTCCTTCGGAAACCTGTCAAGCCCCGCTGCGATCATGGGTAACCCCAAGGTGGCAGCTCACGGGAGGACTGTGATGGGAGGTCTGGAGAGAGCCATCAAGAACATGGACAACATCAAGGCCACCTATGCGCCACTCAGTGTGATGCACTCTGAGAAAC includes:
- the LOC122136271 gene encoding hemoglobin subunit alpha-like; its protein translation is MSLSDKDKSAVKGLWAKISPKADEIGAEAFGRMLTVYPQTKTYFSHWADLSPGGAQVKKHGKLIMAAVGDAVSKIDDLVGGLMALSELHAFKLRVDPANFKILAHNVIVVIGMLFPGDFSPRGSHVS
- the LOC109056203 gene encoding hemoglobin subunit beta → MVEWTDAERSAIIGLWGKLNPDEIGPQALARCLIVYPWTQRYFASFGNLSSPAAIMGNPKVAAHGRTVMGGLERAIKNMDNIKATYAPLSVMHSEKLHVDPDNFRLLADCITVCAAMKFGPSAFNADVQEAWEKFLSVVVSALCRQYPLESHHQ